A region from the Lemur catta isolate mLemCat1 chromosome 7, mLemCat1.pri, whole genome shotgun sequence genome encodes:
- the LOC123642070 gene encoding olfactory receptor 491-like, whose translation MEVGNHTTVTEFILLGLTKDPTLCVIFFVIFLGIYSVTLMGNISIITLIRSCSQLHTPMYLFLSHLAFVDIWISTSVTPTMLIGFLRRGVTLSVTGCEAQLCSTIMFGTVECFLLAAMAYDRYVAICSPLLYSTHMSSGVCIILVGASYLGGCVNAWTFTSCLLSLSFWGPNQIDHFFCDFTPLLKLSCSDISIIEIIPSISSGSIIVVTIFVIAISYIYILITILKMRSSEGRHKAFSTCTSHLTAVTLFYGTVTFIYVMPKSSYSTDQNKVVSVFYTVMIPMLNPLIYSLRNRDVKEALRKATVRIYF comes from the coding sequence ATGGAAGTTGGAAACCACACCACTGTGACAGAGTTCATCCTTTTGGGGTTAACCAAGGATCCTACGCTTTGTGTCATCTTCTTTGTTATATTTCTAGGAATCTATAGTGTCACCTTAATGGGCAATATCAGCATAATAACTTTAATAAGAAGCTGTTCCCAGCTTCACACCCCCATGTACCTGTTCCTCAGCCATTTGGCTTTTGTGGACATCTGGATTTCCACATCAGTCACACCTACAATGCTTATAGGATTCCTTAGACGTGGAGTGACCCTCTCTGTCACTGGCTGTGAAGCTCAGCTCTGTTCTACAATCATGTTTGGGACGGTCGAGTGCTTCCTGCTGGCTGCCATGGCCTATGATCGCTACGTGGCCATCTGCTCGCCCCTTCTTTACTCCACCCACATGTCCTCCGGGGTCTGCATCATCTTAGTGGGGGCTTCTTACCTGGGGGGTTGTGTGAATGCTTGGACATTTACTAGTTGTTTACTGAGTCTCTCTTTCTGGGGACCAAATCAGATAGATCACTTTTTCTGTGATTTCACTCCTTTGTTGAAACTTTCCTGCTCAGATATCTCCATTATTGAAATTATACCCTCCATCTCCTCTGGCTCCATCATTGTGGTCACTATTTTTGTCATAGCCATCTCCTACATCTACATCCTCATCACCATCCTGAAGATGCGCTCCAGCGAGGGGCGCCAcaaggccttctccacctgcaccTCCCACCTCACTGCGGTCACTCTGTTCTATGGGACCGTTACATTCATTTATGTGATGCCCAAGTCCAGCTACTCGACTGACCAGAACAAGGTGGTATCTGTGTTCTACACAGTGATGATCCCTATGTTGAACCCTCTCATTTACAGTCTCAGGAATAGAGATGTAAAGGAGGCTTTAAGAAAGGCAACtgtcagaatatatttttag
- the LOC123642397 gene encoding olfactory receptor 481, whose translation METENDTTVTEFIILGLTDNPTLCAIFFVVFLAVYVVTIVGNISIILLIRSSPQLHTPMYLFLSHLAFVDIGYSTSVTPVMLISFLREKTTIPVTGCIAQLGSDVTFGTTECFLLATMAYDRYVAICSPLLYCTHMSPRVCILLLGTSYLGGCMNASSFTGCLMNLSFCGPNKINHFFCDLFPLLKLSCGHIYIAEISPAISSASVLISTLFTIIVSYIYILHSIVNMRSAEGRNKAFSTCTSHLTAVTLFYGTVLFVYVMPKSSYSADQVKVASVIYTVVIPMLNPLIYSLRNKEVKESMRKLMVRTHWFS comes from the coding sequence atggagACTGAAAATGATACAACAGTGACAGAGTTCATTATTTTGGGATTAACAGATAATCCTACGCTATGTGCCATCTTCTTTGTGGTTTTTCTAGCAGTGTATGTTGTTACCATAGTGGGAAATATCAGCATAATCCTCTTAATCCGAAGCAGCCCACAGCTTCATACCCCAATGTACCTTTTCCTTAGCCATTTGGCCTTTGTGGACATTGGCTATTCCACATCAGTTACACCAGTCATGCTCATCAGTTTCTTAAGAGAGAAAACGACTATCCCTGTCACTGGCTGTATAGCCCAGCTTGGCTCTGATGTCACGTTTGGAACTACAGAGTGCTTCCTGCTGGCCACGATGGCCTACGatcgctatgtggccatctgctCTCCCCTGCTCTACTGCACCCACATGTCCCCAAGGGTCTGCATCCTACTCCTGGGCACTTCCTACCTGGGTGGGTGCATGAATGCCTCCTCATTTACAGGCTGTTTGATGAACCTTTCTTTCTGTGGCCCAAATAAAATCAACCATTTTTTCTGTGACCTCTTCCCACTCTTGAAGCTTTCCTGTGGCCATATTTACATTGCTGAAATATCCCCTGCCATCTCCTCCGCATCGGTCCTTATCAGCACACTCTTCACCATCATCGTGTCCTACATCTACATCCTCCACTCCATCGTGAACATGCGCTCCGCTGAGGGAAGGAAcaaggccttctccacctgcacTTCCCACCTCACTGCGGTCACTTTGTTTTACGGgacagttttgtttgtttatgtgaTGCCCAAGTCAAGTTATTCAGCTGATCAGGTCAAAGTGGCATCTGTGATCTACACGGTGGTGATCCCCATGTTGAACCCCCTCATCTACAGTCTCAggaacaaggaggtgaaagagtcCATGAGAAAACTGATGGTGAGAACACACTGGTTTTCCTGA